The Nostoc sp. 'Peltigera membranacea cyanobiont' N6 genome contains the following window.
AGCCGGTTTTGCCGTTGCTAGTCCGGGAGATTTTCAAGCTGTTAAAACCATTGCTGAACAAGTCGGAATACCTGGCGGGCCAATCATTTGCAGTTTAGCTAGAGCCATTCGCCAAGATATTCACGCCGCCGCCGAAGCCTTGAAAGGTGCGGCTTGTCCGAGAATCCACACCATGATTTCTACCTCTGATATTCACTTGAAATATCAGTTGAAAAAGTCTCGTAGCGAAGTATTAGCGATCGCATCAGAAATGATTGCTTATGCCAAATCCTTTGTAGACGATGTAGAATTTTCACCAATGGATGCTAGTCGCACTGAGCCAGAGTTTCTTTATGAAGTTTTGTCAAGAGCGATCGCAGCCGGTGCAACAACAATTAATATTCCTGATACCGTTGGTTACTGCACACCCAAGGAAATCGGCACTCTGATTCAGGGAATTCGAGAAAATGTTCCTAATATTGATCGGGTGATTCTTTCTATTCATACTCAAAATGATTTGGGTTTGGCAACAGCTAACGCTTTGGCAGCAATTGAATACGGTGTGCGTCAGGTGGAATGTACTATTAATGGCATTGGGGAACGAGCCGGGAATGCCGCATTGGAAGAAATTGTCATGGCGTTGCAGGTTCGCAAACCATTTTTCAACCCTTATTTTGGTCGTCCGGTTGATGCCGATACACCCTTGACGAATATTAAGACTCAGGAGATTTACAAAACCTCATCCTTGGTTTCCCAATTAACCGGAATGCTGATTCAGCCCAATAAAGCGATCGTGGGAGCAAACGCTTTCGCCCATGAGTCTGGGATTCACCAAGATGGGATTATCAAACACCGCGAAACTTATGAAATTATGGAAGCGGCTGCGATCGGTTTACCAGAAAATCGCATTGTTTTGGGCAAGCACTCAGGAAGAAATGCTTTCCGTACCAGGCTCAAGGAATTGGGGTTTGAATTGAACGAGGCGGATTTGAATAAAGCCTTCAATCGATTTAAAGAAGTCGCCGATAAGAAAAAAGAAATCTCAGATTGGGACTTAGAAGCGATCGTTCGAGATGAAACGCAGATTCAAGTAGAAAGTGGCTTCCAAATCGAACACGTTCAGGTAATCTGCGGTGACTGCACTTGCCCAACTGCAACTATCACAATTGTTACCCCCGATGGCAAAATCCTCACGGATGCGAGTGTAGGCACTGGCCCAGTGGATGCGGTGTATCAAGCAATCAATCAATTGGTGCAGATTCCCAATCAACTGATTGAGTTTTCCGTCCAATCTGTGACTGGCGGAATTGATGCACTAGGAACTGTCACAGTTCGCTTGAAGCATCAAGAGCGGATATTCTCTGGACAAGCGTCTGATACTGATATCGTGGTAGCCGCAGCTTACGCTCATATCAACGCCCTGAATCGTCTTTATCGTTATTTGCAAATACAGAGATCCCATTTTAATGATATGAACTCTGCTGTTGTCTCTGGGTAGATCAGATGCGTTGCTGAATCAAGGGATGATTCTTGTAGGGTGGGCATCTTGCCCGCCATAAAATACAAGGGACGGGCAAGATGCCCATCCCACAAAACTAGCAAAATCATCCCGCAAATATGCAACGCCTATAAATCATAATAGAGACGTAAAGTTTTACGTCTCTACATGGGTTTTGGTTGCACAACTAAAGTGGCTCAAATACGCCCATTGCCCCAAGCCGAATCGTGAGTATTTCCACATCTGTAATAGCTATATGGGGCCCTTGTTGGGTGTGGGCTGGCGTGAACCAAAAAATTCCAGTAGAACAAGTCTTTCCCCCAGTTTCCACCACTCCGTTCATCACATAAACATATTCATCGCAAGGGTGAGTATGAATCGGAATCGTTGTACCTGCCTTCATTGTCAGTAGGTGGATTGAACCCTGTGATACAGGCTCGGCTAAGGGAAAAAACTTAGTACCAGGAAACTGCTCAATATCCAGCCATCGCTCAGGATCAATTTGAATAAAGGTCTGTTCTGACATATTATTTACCTCTTTGAATACTGAATTAGTGTTCTAGCATTATGTAAATGTAAGACAAAAAATAAGTAAAACTAATTCTACCTTGGCGAAAAAACTTGACATCAAAGTGCTTTATTAGTATATTTGTACTAATAAAGCACTTAAATGTTGCATAAAACTTTAATACTCCCGACTACACCAACAGGAGAGCAAAATTAATGAAGCTATCTAAGGTAGACTTGAGCAGTTTAGTAGCGATCGCTCACTCTGATGGATATTTGCAGTTGTTGCTAGATCGAGGCGACGAACTAGAGTTTTTGGAAATTCCGGCACCGATACAAGCTTATGAAGGATTGCAAGAACTGAACGAGGCGATTGCCCAAACGCCTGCACTACCATTTGAAGAAGAACCAATTGCTATCTTACCAGTTAGCTCATCAATGGCGATCGCTGTCGGCTACGATCGCGACGAACAAATTTTGCAAGTTGAGTTTCAAAGTGGATCTGTTTATCAGTACTTAGGCGTAGACGAGGATACATGGGAAGATTTACATTCCTCGGATTCAGTTGGCAGCTTTTTCAATCAAGAAATTAAAGGTAGATATGACTGCGATCGTCTAGATAATGCAGATTGTAAGCTGAAAAACATTTAAGTTGCATAATCAAATTAAATCAAACTCTTGTAGGGTGGGCATCTTGCCCGCCCAGTCTCTGCAAGTTAAATGCGAAATAGTTTACTATTGACTAATTAATAAATTTAACGTGCCCATTGTTGCAAGATGTAATCATAAAAAGCGTCTTTATCAACCCGATCCATTGCATAAACTTTCCGCCCACCAGGAACTACTTTAGTACGCCCCTGGCTCACTCCAGTGGTGACAATTTCTGTTTCCCATTCGCGCAGTTGATAAAATTCTGGATGTCCTAGATAAGCCGTTGCTAACACATCCCAAAAATAATAATCTTGAGGGATCGCTAGTGCATAACATTGTCCGGCTAAATCAGAGATAGGATAGTGGCGTTGTCGCCCCATTTTTTGCACTAACTCTGATGTAACTGGGACATTATTAGTTAAATCCAAAGGACACATAATAATTTCAATTTGCGTTTCCCACACTCGCGCTGCTGAAACCGCGTCCCAATAAACATTCCATTCGGCGGAACCATCTTGTCCAGCTTCTAAACTTTTTTCCACATTGCCAGGGACATTCAAAGCACCTCCCATCCAAACAATTTTGTGAATCTTGGCTTCAATATCCGGTGCTTTATCCAAAGCTGCTGCAACCGTTGTCAACGGCCCAGTTACCATCAATGTTACGGGGTCTGATGCCTCGCGCAACACCTCGATCGTGAAATCTTGACCTGTTTCTTCAACCAGAGGCGTAGTGATGGTTTCGCTTTGATTGAGAATGGGAAGATGGTCAACGATAAACGAATCACGGCGATAAAGAGTAGGAAATGGATTGATGCCGCGCACAGTGCTTTCTGCAACCGGGATATGAGAAAATCCCATCAAATCTATAATTTTACGTGTGGCGCTAACAGCCGGTTTGACATAACAATCAGCCGGTGTGACAACAACGCCGAGGAGTTCAATATTATCCATTGTCAACAGCAGCATAGTTGCTAGATAATCATCTACACCGCCATCATGATCCATTAATACAAGTTGTTTTGACATAAAAGGAGAATTAATATGGATGAGTTTATGGAAACTGCAATTCAAGAAGCAAAACAAGGCAGACAAGAAGGTGGAATTCCGATTGGTTCGGTTCTTGTCAAGGATGGCAAAGTTCTCGGCAGAGGGCACAATAAGCGCGTGCAAGATGGCGATCCTGTGACTCACGCCGAAATCGATTGTCTTCGCAATGCTGGAAGAGTTGGCAGCTACAGAGGTACTATACTTTATTCAACCTTAATGCCGTGTTACCTGTGCGCTGGGGCAGTGGTACAATTTGGCATTAAAAAAGTCATCGTCGGAGAATCTAAAACTTTTCCTGGTGCTAAAGAATTTATGGTGTCTCACGGTGTAGAAGTAATCGATCTTAATCTTGACGAATGCGAACAAATGATGGGTGAGTTTATTCAAACTAACCCGGAACTTTGGAATGAAGATATCGGTAATTAGTTAGGAATACATAATCCGATATTTGAGTCTCACATTCATAATTTTCTGTGAGTCTGCTTATTAAGTATTAGAGGAAAGGCATTTACCCTGTTCTTCTGCGATCTTTTTTAGATGGCGATCGCTACTGCAATAATTGTCCCATCAAAAGTCACTTTGACAGACGCGATTAATCGCGTCTCTACTCTTACCTCTTGTACAGACGCGATTAATCGCGTCTCCTAACTCTTAATCTCCAATTAACTCCACTGCATCTCGTCCATCGGAATTTTGTAGGTAAACTTTCACAACCTCTTCTTTAGCAGTAGGCAACTTTTTACCAATAAAATCTGGGTGGATTGGTAATTCTCGATGCCCTCTATCTACTAATACAGCTAAACGAATCACTTCTGGTCTACCGTAATCGTTAACTGCGTTCAAAGCAGCGCGAATTGTTCGTCCTTTGAAAATCACATCATCCACGAGTACAACGGTTTTCCCCGTAAGGTCAAAAGGAATTTCGCTTTTCGTTGGAGTCCGCAATCCAATTTTGTCCAGGTCATCTCGATAAAATGTAATGTCCAAAGCGCCGACTGACACGACTACACCTTCCAACGTCTCAATCTGACGCGCCAACAATTCGGCGAGTAATGCACCCCTAGTATAAATACCGAGAAGCACTAGTTGAGACAAATCACGCGTTCTTTCCACAATTTGAGAAGCAAGACGAGTCAAGGTGCGCCGGATTTCTTCAGATGAGAGAATTTCAACTACTTTGGCAGACATAGCGAATGATAAGTGAGGAGTGATGAGTTAAGAGTTAGGAATTTTTATTCTTAACTCCTAACTTTATATTTATCATTACCTGTTTGGGAGTATTAAGAATATTGCGATCGCTATGCCTAACCATAGTAAAAAACAATATCGAGTCAACTGTAAAGCATTTTGAATAGAAGTTGCAGTAATGGGATAGATAGCATCTCCTAGCAGTGGTTTGTACTTAGCTACCCCACGGTACCAATTTGTACCCCCCATCTGCACACCCAAAAAAGCTGCATAGACGCACTCACTCCAGCCAGAATTGGGACTAGGATCGTTAATTGCATCCCGACGACAAATTCGCCAAACATCTTTTGGTTTACCCGATAACAGCGCCAGAGTCACGACGGTTAACCGACAAGGTAGCCAAGTTAAACAATCTTCCAACCGCGCACAGAACCATCCCAAATAAGTATAGGGTGCTTCTCGGTAGCCCACCATTGAATCAAGGGTACTGCTGGCTTTGTATGCTAAAGCTAAGGGAGTTGGCCCCACAATTGGCACAAAGACACCAAAAATTGCATAAAAAAGCGGAGCCATCACTCCATCGGTGGCATTTTCTGCAACCGTTTCTAAAACGGCTCGTAAAATTTCTGCTTGTGAGAGATTTTGGGTATCTCGACCAACGTAATTACTTAAAATCTTCCGAGCCTTTTCTAAATCTCCTGCTGTTAAAGGTTGTAAAACAGCCACTGCTGCTGCTCGTAAACTTCTGCCAGCAAAACAACTAGCCAAAAGAATGCTATCTATTGCAATTCCCAACAACGGATGAATCCATCTGGCACTTTGAATAATCAAAAAACCAATAAGACCGCTACCAATTATTAGGATAATACTTAGTACAATTCCAGCTAGGCGTTGTGCAAAAGAACTTTTACACAATTGGAAAGAAAATTTGGTCAGGCGAGAAATTACCCACCCCATAACTTGCACTGGATGAGGCCAATCCCAAGGATCGCCAATTAAGTAATCTAAAAATGCAGCAATTATTAAGATATAGATACTATTGGTCATAAGTCACGAGTCAAGGGTTAATAGTGAAGGGTCAATATTTAGTTAGACTGTTGACTCTTGACTAAACCACAAAACTAGCTTCTTCTCCAAGAGAAGCTTGCCAACTGCGAGCATCATAATAAAGGTCTGCCAGAGTAATACTGTACAAAGCTTCTTTGAGCTTTTGGTTGAGTCTCTGCCAAAGGCTAAATGTTACCCAATCTTCAGCTTGTGTAGGTGCTGGGGTGTGATGAGGTAAATGGCTAGTCTCGCCAACTGCTTCTAAAATTTGTCCTATAGATATTTGTGCGGGTTCTCTTGCCAATTGGTATCCGCCAATGCTACCACGAGTTGATTTAACTATTGATGCACGACGCATTTCTATTAGTAATTTTTCGAGATAAGGAGCTGGGATATCTTGACGTTTAGCGATCGCTCTCACAGATACAGGCCCATATTTTGGCTGTAAACTCAAATCTAGCAACGCCTTTACACTATAGTGTCCTCTGGTAGTTAGTTTCATTTTGGCAAGCTTTGTTGTTTATCCTTTATCATTTGTCCTTTGTAAATAACCAATAACCAACGACCAATAACTAAGGATCAGTTTTACTTATCATTCTGTAACTCAGTTATCATCCTCAGCAAATAAATAACCTTTTGAGCGTTAGTTTAGAAAACTTAAAACTTCTATAGTCTAGCAGTGATTTACAAACTATATATATAGTTATCAGCATTGCCAGCATTCTCTAAAATAGATTGTCTTGACAATATTGTTAATGGCATAACAATTGTGCATCTGAGTGTAATATACTTGGCTAGGTTGAGATAAAAACTAAAGGAGTATGTTCCTATTAGCTCAACCTCAGCTAAAATAAAATCGATTCCAACACTTCAAACATTCATTTTCGACCTAAGTTGATGCCTAAACTGAAAAAAATTGAACCCCTAGTCGGTGAAGAACTGCTCAAAAAAGTCAAAGAGCTAGAGAGCGAGAGCAAAGAAGACAAAGCCAAGAAGTGCGGCTACTATACCATTACCAAAAATGGTATAGAGCGCGTCAATATGATGAAGTTCTTAAAT
Protein-coding sequences here:
- a CDS encoding 2-isopropylmalate synthase, giving the protein MSIASQPDRVIIFDTTLRDGEQSPGATLNVEEKLAIAHQLALLGVDVIEAGFAVASPGDFQAVKTIAEQVGIPGGPIICSLARAIRQDIHAAAEALKGAACPRIHTMISTSDIHLKYQLKKSRSEVLAIASEMIAYAKSFVDDVEFSPMDASRTEPEFLYEVLSRAIAAGATTINIPDTVGYCTPKEIGTLIQGIRENVPNIDRVILSIHTQNDLGLATANALAAIEYGVRQVECTINGIGERAGNAALEEIVMALQVRKPFFNPYFGRPVDADTPLTNIKTQEIYKTSSLVSQLTGMLIQPNKAIVGANAFAHESGIHQDGIIKHRETYEIMEAAAIGLPENRIVLGKHSGRNAFRTRLKELGFELNEADLNKAFNRFKEVADKKKEISDWDLEAIVRDETQIQVESGFQIEHVQVICGDCTCPTATITIVTPDGKILTDASVGTGPVDAVYQAINQLVQIPNQLIEFSVQSVTGGIDALGTVTVRLKHQERIFSGQASDTDIVVAAAYAHINALNRLYRYLQIQRSHFNDMNSAVVSG
- a CDS encoding cupin domain-containing protein encodes the protein MSEQTFIQIDPERWLDIEQFPGTKFFPLAEPVSQGSIHLLTMKAGTTIPIHTHPCDEYVYVMNGVVETGGKTCSTGIFWFTPAHTQQGPHIAITDVEILTIRLGAMGVFEPL
- a CDS encoding KTSC domain-containing protein, which gives rise to MKLSKVDLSSLVAIAHSDGYLQLLLDRGDELEFLEIPAPIQAYEGLQELNEAIAQTPALPFEEEPIAILPVSSSMAIAVGYDRDEQILQVEFQSGSVYQYLGVDEDTWEDLHSSDSVGSFFNQEIKGRYDCDRLDNADCKLKNI
- a CDS encoding nucleoside hydrolase, translated to MSKQLVLMDHDGGVDDYLATMLLLTMDNIELLGVVVTPADCYVKPAVSATRKIIDLMGFSHIPVAESTVRGINPFPTLYRRDSFIVDHLPILNQSETITTPLVEETGQDFTIEVLREASDPVTLMVTGPLTTVAAALDKAPDIEAKIHKIVWMGGALNVPGNVEKSLEAGQDGSAEWNVYWDAVSAARVWETQIEIIMCPLDLTNNVPVTSELVQKMGRQRHYPISDLAGQCYALAIPQDYYFWDVLATAYLGHPEFYQLREWETEIVTTGVSQGRTKVVPGGRKVYAMDRVDKDAFYDYILQQWAR
- a CDS encoding nucleoside deaminase: MDEFMETAIQEAKQGRQEGGIPIGSVLVKDGKVLGRGHNKRVQDGDPVTHAEIDCLRNAGRVGSYRGTILYSTLMPCYLCAGAVVQFGIKKVIVGESKTFPGAKEFMVSHGVEVIDLNLDECEQMMGEFIQTNPELWNEDIGN
- the pyrR gene encoding bifunctional pyr operon transcriptional regulator/uracil phosphoribosyltransferase PyrR — its product is MSAKVVEILSSEEIRRTLTRLASQIVERTRDLSQLVLLGIYTRGALLAELLARQIETLEGVVVSVGALDITFYRDDLDKIGLRTPTKSEIPFDLTGKTVVLVDDVIFKGRTIRAALNAVNDYGRPEVIRLAVLVDRGHRELPIHPDFIGKKLPTAKEEVVKVYLQNSDGRDAVELIGD
- the cbiB gene encoding adenosylcobinamide-phosphate synthase CbiB → MTNSIYILIIAAFLDYLIGDPWDWPHPVQVMGWVISRLTKFSFQLCKSSFAQRLAGIVLSIILIIGSGLIGFLIIQSARWIHPLLGIAIDSILLASCFAGRSLRAAAVAVLQPLTAGDLEKARKILSNYVGRDTQNLSQAEILRAVLETVAENATDGVMAPLFYAIFGVFVPIVGPTPLALAYKASSTLDSMVGYREAPYTYLGWFCARLEDCLTWLPCRLTVVTLALLSGKPKDVWRICRRDAINDPSPNSGWSECVYAAFLGVQMGGTNWYRGVAKYKPLLGDAIYPITATSIQNALQLTRYCFLLWLGIAIAIFLILPNR
- a CDS encoding Rrf2 family transcriptional regulator, which encodes MKLTTRGHYSVKALLDLSLQPKYGPVSVRAIAKRQDIPAPYLEKLLIEMRRASIVKSTRGSIGGYQLAREPAQISIGQILEAVGETSHLPHHTPAPTQAEDWVTFSLWQRLNQKLKEALYSITLADLYYDARSWQASLGEEASFVV